In Cryptosporangium minutisporangium, the sequence ACGCGCGCCGGGGCAGTGGTCGAGTTCGCGGCGGGGCACCATCCGTTCCTCTCCCGCCCGGAGGACTTCGCGGCCCTGCTGCTCGACGTCACGTCACCCGCTCGGTAGTGCTACCGCGACGGTGCCCTCATCTCAGGAGCAGGTCTCGATCGTGGCCCACTCCTCCAAGTGGGCCAGTACTTCGCGGACCGGGCGGTCGGTGGCCTGGGCCAGCCGCTCGAGCAGCTCGGTCTCGATCCGCACGTGGGCGGCCAGCTGCTGGCTGACCAGATCGGACGTGGGTGCGCTGATCGCGTCGCCCATCGCGACGGCACCCGCCATGAACGCGTCCGCGATGGTGCGCGGGCGCCGTGCCTGAAATTCGTGCTGCAGTTCGTCGAGATCGGGCTCCACGGTCGCGGTGCCGTACACGGCGGCCCAGGACTCCACCGCGGCGGGAACCGCCGCCCGATCCGCGTGCAAGGACTGGAGCAGTGCCACCGCACCGTGGATAGCGGAGGCCACCCCCTCGCGGTTCTCGTCGCGACCGGCGCCGAGCCGGTCGCTCTCGGACTTGTCGCCGCCGAGCCCGACGTGGTCGAACCAGTCGTCGGTGGGCTCGTCGTTCTCGAACATCCGTCGCCTCCCCTGGCTTCGTCGTAAGCACCGTAGCGACGACCACCGACGTTTTTGCCGACTCATATTCCTCACCGGTTATATTTGTGGGGTGACCACCTCGTTCGCGGTGCTGGCCGAGCCGACCCGGCGTCGCATCCTCGATCTGCTGCTCGAACGACCCCGTCCGGTGGGTGAGTTGGTCGAGCACCTGGGGCTGAGTCAGCCCGGGACGTCCAAGCACCTGAAGGTATTGCGGGACGCCGGATTGGTGCGGGTGCGGCAGGACGCCCAGCGGCGGTGGTACGAGTTGGCGCCGGAGCCGCTCGCGGAGATCGATGCCTGGCTGGCGCCGTACCGGCGATTGTGGAGCCGAAGCCTGGACAGCCTCGAAGCCCACCTGGACGCCAACCCGGAGTAGCGACGAGCCGGCCTCCACGCGACGTGCGCGGAGGCCGGCTCGTCAGCGGTCAGGTCCGCTCAGCGGCGCTGCGCTCCACGCAGAACTCGTTGCCCTCGGGGTCGGCCATGGTGACCCACCCGGACCCGTC encodes:
- a CDS encoding metalloregulator ArsR/SmtB family transcription factor, with the protein product MTTSFAVLAEPTRRRILDLLLERPRPVGELVEHLGLSQPGTSKHLKVLRDAGLVRVRQDAQRRWYELAPEPLAEIDAWLAPYRRLWSRSLDSLEAHLDANPE